One window of the Candidatus Kaelpia imicola genome contains the following:
- the lpxI gene encoding UDP-2,3-diacylglucosamine diphosphatase LpxI (LpxI, functionally equivalent to LpxH, replaces it in LPS biosynthesis in a minority of bacteria.) produces MQIERVGLIAGGTEYPLLAAKQAKLKGVQVYAVAIKGLTLSELEREVEDLIWIELGQFKPLIDFFKKYEISSAIMAGNVKKEDLLKHFKLGPRVFAMMKGFTNKSDMNLLDIVANELKKVEIKLLDARTFLDDYIVKKGCLTQKPPTDKEWEDIRFGWDLAKAVSSFDVGLTVVVKDRVALAIEAVEGTNEAIKRGANLGGEGFVVVKVARPNQDMRFELPVVGLDTIKLLKKLKASILAIEADKTLFFDIPDSIKEADGGSISIVAL; encoded by the coding sequence ATGCAGATAGAGAGAGTTGGTCTTATAGCGGGAGGTACAGAGTATCCTCTTTTAGCGGCGAAGCAGGCTAAATTGAAGGGAGTTCAAGTCTATGCTGTTGCTATCAAAGGTTTGACGTTATCTGAGCTTGAGAGAGAAGTGGAAGATTTAATCTGGATAGAACTTGGTCAGTTTAAACCTTTAATAGATTTTTTCAAAAAATATGAGATATCATCTGCTATTATGGCAGGCAATGTTAAAAAAGAAGATCTATTAAAACATTTTAAGCTTGGTCCTCGAGTTTTTGCCATGATGAAAGGTTTTACTAATAAATCAGATATGAATCTACTTGATATAGTTGCTAATGAGCTAAAAAAAGTAGAAATTAAATTGCTAGATGCTAGAACTTTTCTGGATGACTATATTGTCAAGAAGGGTTGTTTGACGCAGAAGCCCCCAACAGATAAAGAATGGGAAGATATTCGTTTTGGTTGGGATTTAGCAAAGGCGGTATCTTCTTTCGATGTCGGTTTAACTGTTGTTGTTAAAGATAGAGTAGCTCTGGCAATTGAGGCTGTTGAGGGAACTAATGAGGCTATTAAGAGGGGGGCAAATCTTGGCGGAGAAGGATTTGTTGTTGTAAAAGTGGCACGGCCTAATCAAGATATGAGATTCGAGCTTCCTGTTGTCGGACTTGATACCATAAAGTTGTTAAAGAAGCTTAAAGCATCTATTCTTGCGATCGAGGCTGATAAGACTCTGTTTTTTGATATCCCTGATTCAATTAAAGAGGCAGATGGAGGCTCTATCTCTATAGTAGCGTTATAG